In Geminocystis sp. NIES-3709, a single genomic region encodes these proteins:
- a CDS encoding DNA-processing protein DprA, which translates to MSQSLEIPKLDTLAQELAAIQQTSSKKIALLGSRHVPITHQHLIEMMSYALVLEGNRIITSGAIGTNSAAIKGAMKADPNLLTVILPQSLHRQPRESQDQLQQVIHLVENPDHDHLSLGEASAICNRDIISRCQQLICFAFHDSQTLMQTCEEADEQRKLVTRFYFD; encoded by the coding sequence TTGAGTCAATCACTAGAAATTCCTAAACTTGATACTTTGGCGCAAGAATTAGCGGCTATTCAGCAAACAAGCTCGAAAAAAATAGCACTGCTAGGTTCTCGTCATGTTCCTATTACTCATCAACATTTAATCGAAATGATGAGTTACGCTCTTGTGTTAGAAGGCAACCGAATCATTACCTCTGGGGCGATAGGTACTAATTCCGCCGCAATCAAAGGGGCAATGAAAGCAGATCCAAATCTTTTGACGGTGATTTTACCCCAAAGTCTTCATCGTCAACCGAGAGAATCTCAAGATCAATTACAACAAGTTATTCACTTGGTAGAAAATCCTGATCATGATCATCTTTCCTTAGGAGAGGCTAGTGCTATTTGCAATCGAGATATTATTTCTCGTTGTCAACAGTTAATTTGCTTCGCTTTTCATGATAGTCAGACTTTAATGCAAACTTGCGAAGAAGCTGATGAACAACGAAAATTAGTCACTAGATTTTATTTTGATTAG
- a CDS encoding esterase-like activity of phytase family protein, producing the protein MSIKINRFFGVLLSCLIFVFGFYNLTVLADNRVFLDLKLQFLGEYQLTDTNYQNTLIGGFSGITYNPEKNLYYVISDDRANFSPARFYTLKIDINNEKINNITIENVTFLKDEKGENYLPNTSDTEAIAFSPRNTLFIASEGVFKTKTPPFINEYDLDGNFKSSVRIPDRYISKEEEKKGIENNLGFESLTIKANGIMDQDPFRLFTVTESALVQDVDLNNPETILRSRLMHYVINPFGDPVLVGEHLYPINSPSLGVFFNGVSDLLALPQEGYLLSLERTLGLRGYGAKIFQLVMANASDISTQKTLSENIDNITSIHKKLVLDLQKLGIKLDNLEGLTFGPRLADGSQTLIMISDNNFTKNDRQKNQFLLFKL; encoded by the coding sequence ATGAGTATCAAAATAAACAGATTTTTCGGTGTTTTATTATCTTGTTTAATATTCGTTTTTGGCTTTTATAATTTAACAGTTTTAGCAGATAATAGGGTATTTTTAGATTTAAAATTACAGTTTTTAGGAGAATATCAATTAACTGATACAAATTATCAAAATACTCTTATTGGTGGATTTTCTGGCATAACATATAACCCTGAAAAAAATCTTTATTATGTGATTTCAGACGATCGAGCTAATTTTTCTCCTGCCCGTTTTTATACCTTAAAAATTGATATAAATAATGAAAAAATTAATAATATTACTATAGAAAATGTAACTTTTTTAAAAGACGAAAAAGGCGAAAATTATTTACCAAATACAAGTGATACAGAAGCGATCGCTTTTAGTCCTAGAAATACTTTATTTATTGCCAGTGAAGGTGTCTTTAAAACGAAAACGCCCCCTTTTATTAATGAATATGATTTAGACGGTAATTTTAAAAGTTCTGTAAGAATACCCGATCGATATATATCTAAAGAAGAAGAAAAAAAAGGTATAGAAAATAATTTAGGTTTTGAATCTTTAACCATTAAAGCTAATGGTATCATGGATCAAGATCCCTTTAGATTATTTACTGTTACTGAATCTGCCTTAGTACAAGATGTGGATCTCAATAATCCGGAAACCATCTTAAGGTCAAGATTAATGCACTATGTAATTAACCCTTTTGGTGATCCAGTTCTTGTAGGAGAACATTTATACCCTATTAATAGTCCATCTTTAGGTGTATTTTTTAATGGTGTTTCCGATTTATTAGCTTTACCCCAAGAAGGATATTTATTAAGTTTAGAAAGGACTCTTGGGTTAAGAGGATATGGGGCAAAAATTTTTCAATTAGTTATGGCTAATGCCTCTGATATTTCTACTCAAAAAACCTTATCAGAAAATATTGATAATATAACTTCTATTCACAAAAAATTAGTATTAGATTTACAAAAATTAGGCATAAAATTAGACAATTTAGAAGGCTTAACATTCGGCCCTCGTTTAGCTGATGGTAGTCAAACTTTGATTATGATTAGTGATAATAATTTTACGAAAAACGATCGACAAAAAAATCAATTTTTACTATTCAAATTATAA
- a CDS encoding pre-peptidase C-terminal domain-containing protein: MNKYLFTFCSLILSYNCFIFTASAQSKIYNPIPIQESQPISDTLTSDDIPTGEGGFARDYIISLEKGDQIAIDLMSDDFDTVVALIKQDGTTIAENDDAPDSESNSLLFTRIAEEGIYIIRVKAFGTTGNGKFTLKLTKLKPVP; encoded by the coding sequence ATGAATAAGTATCTCTTTACTTTTTGCTCTTTAATTCTCTCTTATAATTGTTTTATTTTTACAGCTTCTGCTCAATCGAAAATATATAATCCGATTCCGATACAAGAAAGTCAACCGATTTCTGATACTCTCACCAGCGATGATATTCCCACAGGAGAAGGTGGTTTTGCCAGAGATTATATTATTAGTTTAGAAAAAGGTGATCAAATTGCGATCGATTTAATGTCAGATGATTTTGACACGGTAGTGGCTTTAATCAAACAAGATGGCACAACTATTGCAGAAAATGATGATGCCCCTGATAGTGAAAGTAATTCCCTTCTTTTTACCCGTATCGCCGAAGAAGGGATATATATTATTAGGGTAAAGGCTTTTGGTACTACTGGTAATGGAAAATTTACTCTAAAATTAACAAAATTAAAACCAGTACCCTAG
- the pyk gene encoding pyruvate kinase, with translation MMSDKFPHRTKIVATVGPACANPETLRQMILAGANTFRLNFSHGSHDVHQRSIRLIRQVENELNKPIGILQDLQGPKIRLGKFECGLIELQEGDRYILTSREVECNQEIGCISYEHLAEEVPINARILIDDGRVEMIVKEIDLEKKDLHCQVVVGGVLSSNKGVNFPNVYLSVKALTDKDKKDLMFGLDQRVDWVALSFVRNPQDVLEIKDLISSAGKSTPVIAKIEKHEAIEQMEEILSLCDGVMVARGDLGVELPAEDVPILQKRLIRTANRLGIPIITATQMLDSMANSPSPTRAEVSDVANAILDGTDAVMLSNETAVGKYPVQAVATMAKIAARIEQEREKIVAPYSDEFDNENIATAIAGAVGQIAKKLGASAIMTLTKTGATARNVSKFRPQTPIFAITPHVSVSRQLQLVWGVKPLLLLDLPGLRQVFQAAINVAREKGLLHDGNLVVMTAGTLQGVAGSTDLIKVEIVKGLLTEGVGIGQGVITGRTKVIRDISQLSNFCQGDILVTKATDNQYVDAMRLAGAIVTEETGVRSHAAQIGMRLGIPVIVGVKEATHLIRDASFVTLKIEQGLVYLGTDSPQGDVDT, from the coding sequence GTGATGTCAGATAAATTTCCCCACCGTACTAAAATAGTAGCCACTGTTGGTCCTGCCTGTGCAAATCCCGAAACTTTGCGTCAAATGATTCTCGCAGGCGCTAACACTTTTCGCCTCAATTTCTCTCATGGTAGTCATGATGTCCACCAGCGTAGTATTCGTCTTATTCGTCAAGTAGAAAATGAATTGAATAAGCCTATTGGTATTTTACAAGATTTACAAGGACCGAAAATTCGGTTAGGGAAATTTGAATGTGGTTTGATCGAACTCCAAGAAGGCGATCGATACATTTTAACCAGTAGGGAAGTAGAATGTAATCAAGAAATCGGTTGTATTAGCTATGAACATTTAGCAGAAGAAGTACCTATTAACGCCAGAATCTTAATTGATGACGGTAGGGTAGAAATGATAGTCAAAGAGATTGACTTAGAAAAAAAAGATTTGCATTGTCAAGTGGTGGTGGGTGGCGTACTTTCCAGTAATAAAGGAGTTAATTTTCCCAACGTTTACTTATCCGTCAAAGCCTTAACAGACAAAGACAAAAAAGATTTAATGTTTGGTTTAGATCAACGAGTAGATTGGGTAGCATTAAGTTTTGTTCGTAATCCTCAAGATGTCCTAGAAATCAAAGATTTAATCAGTAGTGCAGGAAAATCAACCCCCGTCATCGCCAAAATCGAGAAACACGAAGCCATTGAACAAATGGAGGAAATCCTCTCTCTGTGTGATGGAGTGATGGTAGCAAGGGGAGATTTAGGGGTAGAATTACCTGCTGAAGATGTTCCCATTTTACAAAAACGTCTCATTCGTACCGCCAATCGTCTCGGTATTCCCATCATTACAGCTACCCAGATGTTAGACAGTATGGCAAATAGTCCTAGTCCAACTCGTGCAGAGGTTTCGGATGTTGCTAACGCTATTTTAGATGGTACAGATGCCGTTATGCTCTCCAATGAAACTGCCGTCGGTAAATATCCCGTTCAAGCAGTTGCCACTATGGCAAAAATTGCGGCGAGAATTGAACAAGAAAGAGAAAAAATAGTTGCCCCCTACAGTGATGAATTTGATAATGAAAACATTGCCACGGCGATCGCCGGTGCTGTTGGGCAAATAGCGAAAAAACTTGGTGCTTCTGCTATCATGACATTAACAAAAACTGGAGCAACAGCTCGTAACGTCTCGAAATTTCGTCCTCAAACTCCTATTTTTGCCATTACCCCCCATGTTAGCGTCTCCCGTCAATTACAGTTGGTTTGGGGTGTCAAACCTTTACTATTACTAGATTTACCCGGATTGCGTCAAGTGTTTCAAGCCGCTATTAACGTGGCCAGAGAAAAAGGTTTACTCCATGACGGTAACTTGGTTGTAATGACAGCAGGTACATTGCAAGGTGTTGCAGGATCGACAGACTTAATCAAAGTGGAAATCGTTAAAGGTTTACTGACGGAAGGAGTAGGGATTGGTCAAGGAGTAATTACTGGTAGGACAAAAGTAATTCGAGATATTAGTCAACTGAGTAATTTCTGTCAAGGGGATATATTAGTTACCAAAGCCACAGATAATCAATATGTTGATGCCATGCGTTTAGCCGGGGCGATCGTTACAGAGGAAACAGGAGTTCGATCGCACGCAGCTCAAATCGGTATGAGGTTAGGGATTCCTGTTATTGTGGGAGTAAAAGAAGCTACCCACTTAATTCGAGATGCCAGTTTTGTCACCCTTAAAATTGAGCAAGGGTTAGTATATTTGGGTACTGATAGCCCTCAAGGAGATGTTGACACTTAA
- a CDS encoding competence/damage-inducible protein A, with translation MTAEIICIGTELLLGDILNSNAQFLAQELANLGIPHYYQTVVGDNIDRIHEVLEIASKRSQILIFTGGLGPTPDDLTTEAIATFFKTNLVEKQEIIEDIKNKFEQRGREMTVNNRKQALIPQGADILPNLTGTAPGMIWQPMPNLTILTFPGVPSEMKQMWHNIAVPFLKTQGWGSEIIYSRMMRFRGIGESALAEKVYHLFSLSNPTVAPYASMGEVKLRVSAKAKDIQLAQNLIHPVAKEIESIAGEDYLGYDNDTLASVVGKLLEKRGQTLSVAESCTGGGLGAMLTEVAGSSSYFIGGIIAYSNQVKIEQLDVSEAFLAEYGAVSAIVARQMAKGVQHKFKTDWSISITGIAGPGGGTEEKPVGLVYIAIADPDKQVESYELRLGEKREREAIRYLSSCYALDKLRRELGQNH, from the coding sequence ATGACAGCAGAAATTATTTGTATTGGTACAGAATTATTATTAGGTGATATTCTTAATAGTAATGCTCAATTTTTAGCACAAGAATTGGCTAATTTAGGTATTCCTCATTATTATCAAACCGTTGTGGGAGATAATATCGATCGTATTCATGAAGTGCTTGAAATTGCCTCCAAACGTTCTCAAATCCTTATTTTTACAGGTGGTTTAGGGCCTACTCCTGATGATTTAACCACAGAAGCGATCGCAACTTTTTTTAAGACAAATTTAGTAGAAAAACAAGAAATAATTGAAGATATAAAGAATAAGTTTGAGCAAAGAGGGAGAGAAATGACGGTTAATAACCGAAAACAAGCCCTAATTCCTCAAGGTGCTGATATTCTACCGAATTTAACTGGAACTGCACCGGGGATGATTTGGCAACCAATGCCAAATTTAACGATTCTTACTTTTCCGGGTGTGCCTTCTGAAATGAAACAAATGTGGCATAATATCGCTGTACCATTTCTAAAAACTCAGGGATGGGGAAGTGAAATTATTTATAGTCGCATGATGCGTTTTCGAGGTATTGGGGAATCTGCTTTAGCCGAAAAGGTTTATCATCTCTTTAGTTTAAGTAATCCTACTGTTGCACCCTATGCTTCTATGGGAGAAGTGAAATTGCGAGTATCCGCCAAAGCAAAAGATATTCAATTAGCCCAAAATCTGATTCATCCTGTGGCTAAAGAAATCGAATCCATCGCTGGAGAGGATTATTTGGGTTACGATAATGACACTCTTGCTTCTGTGGTGGGTAAACTTTTAGAAAAAAGAGGACAGACTCTTAGTGTCGCAGAATCTTGTACTGGAGGAGGATTAGGTGCGATGTTAACGGAAGTTGCAGGAAGTTCGAGTTATTTTATTGGAGGTATCATCGCCTACAGTAATCAGGTAAAAATTGAACAACTAGACGTTTCTGAAGCATTTTTAGCCGAATATGGAGCAGTATCAGCGATCGTGGCACGACAAATGGCTAAAGGAGTTCAACATAAATTTAAGACCGATTGGAGTATTTCTATTACAGGAATAGCAGGGCCTGGAGGTGGTACAGAAGAAAAACCTGTGGGATTAGTCTATATTGCGATCGCAGATCCTGATAAACAAGTAGAGAGTTATGAATTAAGACTAGGAGAAAAACGAGAGAGGGAGGCTATAAGATACCTTAGCAGTTGTTATGCTTTAGATAAATTGCGCCGTGAATTGGGACAAAACCATTAG
- a CDS encoding DUF4922 domain-containing protein, giving the protein MNKKTLSLWEKIEITTKKALEIEALHSIITHYHIIKKDNIPFLIRIVDNLNKKDKEKKKQTKIQINFNPFLPYEKDLFVENIKNNHVLILNKFNVFNHHLLIITRKYEEQESVLNIDDFSALWTVLSQIKGFAFYNSGKLSGASQAHKHLQLVPYPLAKEIETIPINDLVLSYKNTQEIISLPEFPYLHSIAFFGNIKEKSSEELGKITLENYHKLLEKLNINIENNKPFKNYNLLITKHWMMLIPRYQEKFMSISINSLGFAGAFLVKNTEQLNLIKESNLLEILAEVAIKSN; this is encoded by the coding sequence ATGAATAAAAAAACCCTTTCTCTTTGGGAAAAAATAGAAATAACAACAAAAAAAGCTCTTGAAATAGAAGCCTTACATTCGATTATCACCCATTATCATATTATCAAAAAAGATAATATTCCTTTTCTTATTAGAATAGTAGATAATCTCAATAAAAAAGATAAAGAGAAGAAAAAGCAAACAAAAATACAAATAAACTTTAATCCATTTTTACCCTATGAAAAAGATTTATTTGTTGAAAATATTAAAAATAATCATGTACTTATTTTAAATAAATTTAATGTTTTTAATCATCATTTATTAATTATTACTCGAAAATATGAAGAACAAGAAAGTGTTTTAAACATTGATGACTTTTCTGCTTTATGGACTGTTTTATCTCAAATTAAAGGATTTGCTTTTTATAATAGTGGTAAATTATCTGGAGCTTCTCAAGCTCATAAACATTTACAATTAGTTCCCTATCCTTTAGCTAAAGAAATAGAAACTATTCCTATAAATGATTTAGTTTTAAGTTATAAAAATACTCAAGAAATTATCAGTTTACCAGAGTTCCCCTATTTACACTCGATCGCTTTTTTTGGAAATATTAAAGAAAAATCATCAGAAGAATTAGGTAAAATTACCTTGGAGAATTATCACAAACTATTAGAGAAATTAAATATTAACATCGAAAATAATAAACCATTCAAAAATTATAATTTATTGATCACAAAACATTGGATGATGTTAATTCCTCGTTATCAAGAAAAGTTCATGTCCATTTCTATTAATTCTTTGGGTTTTGCTGGAGCTTTTTTAGTTAAAAATACAGAACAATTAAACTTAATCAAAGAATCTAATTTATTAGAAATTTTAGCTGAGGTTGCCATTAAAAGTAATTAG
- a CDS encoding LapA family protein: MGFKILLLISIVIITGLFYIQNAQTITLVFFGFNSLNLPLSLWIILAVLAGIFSSFIIQLLSYSAPQNRDNSSAKKPSYNPPSSPQPSFKNTPKNKVFSQPLPVENNTQYKSQPEEIDPDFDFDFEEDFIPETSLIYQKDNINIKQKKEQINLNFEDNVPVENISQDEVIITEKNQEVLENINFSISETLEEESSKIEEKEEDMIYSPVEDIPSETFLKIREASLYSYQPGEKTEITPKRLNPTPPKTRSSNSPKSLDNKERKQVYDAPYRVISPASDNILPKDDEEFFDDDEDWDF, from the coding sequence ATGGGATTTAAAATTCTACTATTAATCTCGATCGTAATTATAACAGGGTTATTTTATATACAGAATGCCCAGACAATTACGCTAGTTTTTTTTGGATTTAATTCTCTCAATTTACCTTTATCTTTGTGGATTATTTTAGCAGTATTGGCAGGAATTTTTTCCAGTTTCATTATTCAATTGTTAAGCTATTCTGCTCCACAAAATCGAGACAATTCTTCAGCAAAAAAACCATCTTATAACCCTCCTTCTAGTCCTCAACCATCTTTTAAAAACACACCTAAAAATAAAGTTTTTTCTCAACCTTTGCCAGTAGAAAATAATACTCAATATAAGAGCCAACCTGAAGAAATAGATCCAGATTTTGACTTCGATTTTGAAGAAGATTTTATCCCGGAAACTTCTCTCATTTACCAAAAAGATAATATTAATATTAAACAAAAAAAAGAACAGATAAATCTAAATTTTGAAGATAATGTTCCTGTCGAAAATATTTCTCAAGATGAGGTAATTATTACAGAAAAAAATCAGGAAGTTTTAGAAAATATTAACTTTTCTATCTCAGAAACATTAGAGGAAGAATCATCAAAAATAGAAGAAAAAGAAGAAGACATGATTTATTCTCCCGTAGAAGATATACCTTCAGAAACTTTCTTGAAAATCAGAGAAGCCTCTCTTTATTCCTATCAACCGGGGGAAAAAACTGAAATTACTCCTAAACGTCTCAACCCGACTCCTCCTAAAACTCGATCGAGTAATTCTCCTAAATCATTGGATAATAAAGAGAGAAAACAAGTTTATGATGCCCCTTATCGGGTGATTTCTCCTGCATCTGACAATATATTACCGAAAGATGACGAAGAATTTTTCGATGATGATGAAGATTGGGATTTTTAG
- a CDS encoding nucleoside deaminase, with amino-acid sequence MINNKDIEYMRQAIALMREAGVVNKTGGAFGTVVVKDGEVIGASGNSVLRDNDPTAHAEVNAIRQACKKLGTVDLSGAVLYSSCECCPMCYATAYWARISKIYYAAGWSDFADLFDDANIQEDLLKEYKNRLLAPEQILQEEAQAVWQEFRELPDGARY; translated from the coding sequence ATGATAAACAACAAAGATATTGAATATATGCGTCAGGCGATCGCTTTGATGCGAGAAGCAGGAGTCGTTAACAAAACAGGAGGGGCATTTGGTACAGTTGTTGTTAAAGACGGAGAGGTAATCGGAGCTTCTGGAAATAGTGTTTTGCGGGATAATGATCCCACAGCCCATGCAGAAGTAAACGCCATCCGTCAGGCTTGTAAAAAACTAGGAACGGTTGACTTATCGGGGGCTGTCTTGTACAGCAGTTGTGAATGTTGTCCGATGTGTTATGCGACTGCTTATTGGGCTAGAATTTCTAAAATTTATTACGCCGCAGGTTGGAGTGATTTTGCGGATCTTTTTGATGATGCCAATATTCAAGAGGACTTACTAAAAGAATATAAAAACAGGCTACTAGCACCTGAACAAATCCTCCAAGAAGAAGCACAAGCGGTTTGGCAAGAATTCAGAGAACTTCCTGACGGTGCGAGATAT
- the ylqF gene encoding ribosome biogenesis GTPase YlqF, whose product MALIQWYPGHISKAERQLKEQLKKVDVVLEVRDARIPLASHHPQVKEWVGEKPRILVLNREDMITDSLRKEWHEWFKRQGETPFFTNAKDGKGVKIINKASQSAGIAVNERRRNRGMLPRPVRAVVIGFPNVGKSALINRLLNRKIVASARKAGVTRQLQWVRISDTIELLDAPGIIPLKLENQEDALKLAICEDIGDAAYNNQEVAQAFVDLLVNLGSESVLLDRYGLDALDMTGEEFIIKLAQLKYNNDLERVARQLLQDFRKGYLGAVSLEYPPIT is encoded by the coding sequence ATGGCACTGATTCAATGGTATCCGGGACATATTAGCAAAGCAGAACGACAATTAAAAGAACAATTAAAAAAAGTAGATGTAGTTTTGGAAGTCAGAGACGCAAGAATCCCCCTAGCTTCCCATCATCCCCAAGTAAAAGAGTGGGTTGGAGAAAAACCTCGCATTCTCGTATTAAATCGAGAAGATATGATTACCGATAGTTTACGTAAAGAATGGCATGAATGGTTTAAACGTCAAGGAGAAACACCTTTTTTTACCAATGCAAAAGACGGTAAAGGAGTAAAAATCATAAATAAGGCTTCTCAATCTGCGGGAATTGCTGTTAATGAACGTCGTCGTAATAGGGGAATGTTACCCCGTCCTGTTCGTGCTGTTGTCATTGGTTTTCCTAATGTAGGCAAATCGGCTTTAATTAATCGTTTACTTAACCGTAAAATTGTAGCTAGTGCTAGAAAAGCTGGAGTTACAAGACAGCTACAATGGGTGCGAATTTCTGATACGATCGAATTACTAGATGCTCCGGGTATCATTCCCTTAAAATTGGAAAATCAAGAAGATGCGTTAAAATTAGCAATTTGTGAAGATATTGGGGATGCAGCCTATAATAATCAAGAAGTTGCTCAGGCTTTTGTTGATTTGCTCGTAAATCTGGGTTCAGAATCTGTATTACTCGATCGATATGGTTTAGATGCTTTAGATATGACGGGAGAGGAGTTTATTATTAAATTGGCACAACTTAAGTATAACAATGATTTGGAACGGGTCGCTCGTCAATTATTACAGGATTTTCGTAAGGGTTATTTAGGAGCGGTTTCCTTAGAATATCCTCCAATTACTTAA